The sequence tctttctgtgtatctcaggctgttctggaactccctatgtagaccaggctggcctcaaactcgtagaaatcctcctgcctctgcctcccatgtgctgggggATTAAGGCTGTGCCCACCCCCCCTTCAGCTGACTAGTTAGTTTCCCCCTACTTCCCTCTTGATCTTCCCAGTCCCTTCTCccaatccctcttcccagattttcaTCTATTCCTCTTTACCCTGGTCCAGCACCTCCTGGCTCCTGCCCTTGAGGCTACTAGCCCTTACCAGTCTCTCCAGCGCATGAGCGGCTGCATCCTGGACACTCACAAAGAGTTGTTCTGGAGTCATTCTATCCAGGAGTCCAGCCCGGGTCAAGGTCTCCAGCACCAAGGCTGTGTGTGAAAGGTGTCAGGTGCTGGGGGCCCCCCAATCCCTCCCACAAGTGTCCAGTCacaatccccccccccactccgtaccccccccccattcttcaCACCACACACCATTACACTGGGCCAGGAGGAGACAGATCCCGGCATCCTGGCATCGCCTGGTGAGCTGCAGGAACCAGACAGAGGGGTTAAACCCAAATCAAGGGGGTGGGATGACAAGGAGTTTTTCCTTGGCTTCCCTGCGCCCTCACCTGTATCACTTCCCTGGCCCCTGCAGCATCTGCAAAGCTGATGCCGCTGAAGTCTAGGATCACCACCCTGATGGGCTCAGCACCTAAGATGGGAGAAGGTGGGAGTACCCAGACGCCTCCGTGGTTCACAGCCAAATCTCCCTCTCTGTCATCCCGACTCACCTTTGTCAGGTAGACCACCCAGCTTTGGAGACCACTATAAAGAGAGCAAAACAATGTCGCACCTCCAGATCACAGGCCTCCCAATCCCAGAGGGCCACTCACTCCTCCTTGACCAAAATCCTCACCTGGCTTCTTTCTCCAAACCCCAGATGCCACTCCAAGGTGTGGCGGAACTGCCCACGGGTCGCAAAGTAGAGTGGCGTGGGATAGCTCAGGATACAGAGACCCGGAACCTGGAGGAGCTAAAGGGAAAGAGAGTCAGAGACGTCCTGTCAAACCACCCCCTCCTTTGGCTGCTGCCCACCCACCTTGTGGCTCTCTCTGAGTGGCCTGTAGAGCTCGGTCCCCTCAGCCAATCCAAGTGCCAGGCACTGAACCCTAGGGAAGAAACTGGGGTCAAATACCGAGCCTAGCCTGGCCTGGCTGTAGTCACCCCCAAAGTATCTCATTTCAACCCTACCCATCTCTATGCTCACCTCTGAGTTCGGCAGACCACCGTCATCATAGAGACGATCACACCCACAGCCAGGCCCAGGTCCACATTCAGGGTCACTACTGCCACCCATGTGACCATCCACACAGCCTGAAGGACATAGATAGGGGTGGATTCCCAGGAGAAACACAGGTTCAAGGACAAATATGAGTAAGGATGAcccaggagagaggggagggctTATTTCAGAGTGCACACACCAACTATAATAATGTCAGATCCTGTGTAGGTTGGGGGGTCTGGACTGAGGGTGAAGTTCAGTGGTAGGGAACTCTGCTAATATTCATggggttctgggttcaatcttcataaccaccaaaaaaaaaatgccccaaatACACACTTGGGTCCGTTGAGCTCAAACCCGacccttccccttttctctggCATACGCATGAGGTCTGTGTGTTGGAGGTTGTGTGGATTAAAGAACTTAGGACCAGAATGATCAGCTTTGGTCCAGGGCAGAAGCCAGGGATGCTGGGGAGTGGCAACCTGGGGTCAGTGTCATTTCTCACAAAGTCCACACGGCTGATGTGCCACAGCTGTGGCAGTTCCTGCATCTGGAAGAACATCTGGCGCATGCTGGAGATGTTGATGCAAGCCAGGACAGCCTTGAGACAGAGAAGAACGGGCCTTTGTCCAAAGGCTCTGGGAGCCAGCCAGTTCCACTCAAGCACACAGCGCCTCTTCTGCTCCCTACCTTGGGCAGATAGTAGAAGAAGGGCCCCAGCCACAGAAGCACAGAGAGAACCACTATGCAGGAGAAGAGGCCGGCCAGCTGCAGGGAAGGAAAGACGGACAAGGGGGAGGAAGAACCTCTTCCACCCCCACCcgtgggagctggtctctctgCTCAGCCTGTCCCATCTTCAGAAGTCTCCCTCCTCCCAAACCTTTGGCACATACATGCCCTGCTCACCCACTTCTTGACCTTCTGCCAGTCACACTTAGCCCTGCCCCCAGTTAAATCTCTTTCAGAGATGTATGCAGGTCAACCTCGATATTGTAACCCATctccatctttttatttatttatttatttatttatttgtttgtttgtttgtttactatgtatacagaagagggcaccagatctcattacagataagCCACCAttcggttgctgggaattgaactcaggacctctggaggagcagttggtgctcttaacctctgagccatctctctagcccccccaTCTCCATCTTAAAAGATCATCTTGGTGCTGATGGCGTAACAAGCAGGCTAGCCATCTGCTTAGGGTACCAGCAAagtaaggaaaacacaaaatactGGGGGAGATTGAGGTGTAATTATTTTTTAGAGGTTCTTATGGAAAAGGTCAGcattttatcgtgtgtgtgtgtgtgtgtgtgtgtgtgtgtgtgtgtgtgtgtgtgtgcagcagagTATGTGCAGAGACGGCACACCCCTGTCCCGGTTCTTGTAGAATTTGACCCTGGGAGTCTTCCTCTGTcacactgaggcagggtctctcagttgaacccagatCTCACTGTTATAGGGTAGCCTAGTCCCCTTGCTCCAGGGCACCCCATCCCCCATCTCTGTCTTCAAGACAGGTTGCCATACCCatggagctgggatttgaactcctgtcctcacgcgtgggcagcaagcactttatccactgaaccatctgcccAGCACAGCTgtcttgttttgaaacagtctctatGTACTCTAGACAGCCTTGAACCCCAGATTCCCCCTGCTTCAGTCAGCCTAGAATTCTGGGTATGTAATACAACATTCAGctattacatatgtgtgtgttttttaaaagaattttggtATGtacacagagttctgcctgcaagtatacctgtaggccagaagagggcaccagatctcattacaggtggttgtgagccaccatgtgggtgctgggaattgaactcaggacctctgcaagagcagccagtgctcttgaccactgagccacctctccagaccatATATtgggttttttcgagacagggtttctctgtgtaacagctctggactaggctggcctagaactcacagagatccgcctgcctctgcctcccaagtactgggatcaaaggtgtgtgctaccaccgcagggcatgttatttgtatttttagttcATCTGAGGCACCACAGCTTTAGTCAGTGCTTACAGCCTACAGAGGTCCTTGCGGAGCTTCATTATTGCCTAATCCTGCTCCTTATAATCCCTTCTCTTGTTCCCATCCTCTAATATATAGATGCTATTGGGGTATCTGCCTGTGTTCCCCTCCTCTGTTGCCAACCCCTGCCTGAGTACCCCATCTCTTCTCCTCACCCAAGGACTCTCTCTTACCTGTGTGTTCCCACCAGCATCCACCAATAAGCTGGTTGTAGCCAGTGTGGCCGAGTTGGGAaaacaagagaagagagaagagatgagGTTGGAGACACCATGGGCCAGGAGTTCCTAGAAGGATTCAATGgggtgaagaggaggaagacacagGCACGGGAGAGTGAGGCTCAGGGGTCCCTCTGGGAAAGGCTGGCATCCGCCATTGAGTCACACCTGGTTGGGGTCAATGGTGTAGCCGTACTTGTCTGCATAGATGGAGGCCAGGGAGGTGGACACGGCAAAGGTAACCAACGCGATGGGCAGCGAGTCGGCCAGTATCCTGGGCAGCTCATCCAGGGTGGGCAAGAGGGGTTGGGGAAATCTAGAGAGGGAAGGATCCAGGGTAAGGATGGGCTGGGTGCTCTGGGGAAACTGAGCGGAAAGGGCAGATAGGATGGGTCAGGACCAGGGCGCATGCGTGCGCGCGCGGGGGAGCGGGGGCTTCTtcgggagaggaaggagaaggaagaccgtcttctctctcttaccctccaggcAATAGTCCCACCACCTGGACATTGTATCTTGTGTCCAGGGACGAGGCAAAGCACAGCACAGTGGCCAGAAGCACCTGAGGGAAATAGCAAATTGGGGCCCAGAAAGAGATGGGGGCTTGTGGGAGAGTCTAGAAGAGGCTCAAGGGAAAACGAGAATCCCAGTGTGGGGTTGGGTGGTCTCGGCAGGTGAGTCCACAGAGTGTTTGGAATGGATGCCTAACAACTATGTCTCACCTACAGTGAAGGAAggggcagagtgtttgcctggagggagagagacagacagacagacagacagaggatcTAGGAGGAGGTCCTTTGGGAATGATGGACACAAAAGATACACTTGAGCCATTCTGAGCGGAGAAGCTGGACTGTATCTAAGCACGTCTGAATTACCTGTGGAAAGCTCTGACATTTATTTACACAGGAAGTTGTTACCAGGGCGGGCAGTGAAAGGAAGATACAGCGGATTACGGTAGAGGCCCGGGAGCAATGGAAAGAAAGGAGGCAGCCCGGCCCGGGAAGTGGGACAGGACAGGTGGGCGGTTCTGGTGGGTCGATTGCTCTGGAAGAAGCTTGGAGAAGTACAGGTGACCACGAGACATCTCGCTTGTGACTCCTGTGCATTCCACCAGGGGGCATTCTACAAGGATCCAGTAGCCTCTAGATCCTTCTGGATGGGTAAGATGGGGGGGTTGGGGACCTAGGGTGGCCCTCACCAT comes from Onychomys torridus chromosome 20, mOncTor1.1, whole genome shotgun sequence and encodes:
- the LOC118570899 gene encoding solute carrier family 26 member 10 isoform X1 translates to MAFALLTSVPPVFGLYTSFFPVLIYSLLGTGRHLSTGTFAVLSLMTGSVVERLVPEPLAGNLSSVEREQLEARRVGAAAAVAFGSGALMLAMFALQLGVLSTFLSEPVVKALTSGAALHVLVSQLPSLLGLSLPRQIGCFSLFKVLLATVLCFASSLDTRYNVQVVGLLPGGFPQPLLPTLDELPRILADSLPIALVTFAVSTSLASIYADKYGYTIDPNQELLAHGVSNLISSLFSCFPNSATLATTSLLVDAGGNTQLAGLFSCIVVLSVLLWLGPFFYYLPKAVLACINISSMRQMFFQMQELPQLWHISRVDFAVWMVTWVAVVTLNVDLGLAVGVIVSMMTVVCRTQRVQCLALGLAEGTELYRPLRESHKLLQVPGLCILSYPTPLYFATRGQFRHTLEWHLGFGERSQWSPKLGGLPDKGAEPIRVVILDFSGISFADAAGAREVIQLTRRCQDAGICLLLAQCNALVLETLTRAGLLDRMTPEQLFVSVQDAAAHALERLKPAGPKICTVWV
- the LOC118570899 gene encoding solute carrier family 26 member 10 isoform X2, giving the protein MSGPLVSGTCSGLEEVSELKSPLSSRYREPLTHARFQELFGGAEEPELPAEPCRLWRRRACFCSGPGAWRVLLARVPPLRWLPHYRWRAWLLGDAVAGVTVGVVHVPQGMAFALLTSVPPVFGLYTSFFPVLIYSLLGTGRHLSTGTFAVLSLMTGSVVERLVPEPLAGNLSSVEREQLEARRVGAAAAVAFGSGALMLAMFALQLGVLSTFLSEPVVKALTSGAALHVLVSQLPSLLGLSLPRQIGCFSLFKTLAAVLTALARSSPAELTISALSLALLVPVKELNVRFRDRLPTPIPGEVVMVLLATVLCFASSLDTRYNVQVVGLLPGGFPQPLLPTLDELPRILADSLPIALVTFAVSTSLASIYADKYGYTIDPNQELLAHGVSNLISSLFSCFPNSATLATTSLLVDAGGNTQLAGLFSCIVVLSVLLWLGPFFYYLPKAVLACINISSMRQMFFQMQELPQLWHISRVDFAVWMVTWVAVVTLNVDLGLAVGVIVSMMTVVCRTQRVQCLALGLAEGTELYRPLRESHKLLQVPGLCILSYPTPLYFATRGQFRHTLEWHLGFGERSQWSPKLGGLPDKGAEPIRVVILDFSGISFADAAGAREVIQLTRRCQDAGICLLLAQCNALVLETLTRAGLLDRMTPEQLFVSVQDAAAHALERLKPAGPKICTVWV